A section of the Marmota flaviventris isolate mMarFla1 chromosome 19, mMarFla1.hap1, whole genome shotgun sequence genome encodes:
- the Ctf1 gene encoding cardiotrophin-1 isoform X1, whose amino-acid sequence MSQREGSLEDPQADDSVSLLPHLEAKIRQTHSLARLLTKYAEQLLQEYVQHQGDPFGLPGFSPPRLPVAGLSAPAPGHAGLPLPERLRLDAAALAALPPLLDVVRRHQAELNPRVPRLLRRLEDAARQARALGAAVETVLAALGSTARGPWPEPSATNAAAAATAATTTTTTSAAGVFPAKMLGLRVCGLYSEWVSRTEGDLSQLVPEGPA is encoded by the exons ATGAGCCAGAGGGAGGGAAGTCTGG AAGACCCCCAGGCTGACGATTCAGTCTCACTCCTTCCCCACTTGGAGGCCAAGATCCGACAGACGCACAGCCTTGCCCGCCTCCTCACCAAATATGCAGAGCAGCTGCTCCAGGAATAT GTGCAGCACCAGGGAGATCCCTTCGGGCTGCCGGGCTTCTCGCCGCCGCGGCTGCCAGTTGCCGGCCTGAGCGCCCCGGCCCCGGGCCACGCGGGACTGCCATTGCCCGAGCGGCTGCGGCTGGACGCGGCGGCGCTGGCCGCGCTGCCCCCGCTGCTCGACGTCGTGCGCCGCCACCAGGCCGAGCTGAACCCGCGCGTGCCGCGCCTGCTGCGGCGCCTAGAGGACGCTGCGCGCCAGGCTCGAGCCTTGGGCGCCGCCGTGGAGACCGTGCTAGCTGCGCTGGGCTCCACCGCCCGCGGTCCCTGGCCGGAGCCCTCCGCTACTAACGCCGCGGCTGCAGCCAccgccgccaccaccaccaccaccaccagcgcTGCAGGGGTCTTCCCGGCCAAGATGCTGGGGCTCCGGGTGTGCGGCCTCTACAGCGAGTGGGTGAGCCGCACCGAGGGCGACCTGAGCCAGCTGGTGCCCGAGGGGCCCGCGTGA
- the Ctf1 gene encoding cardiotrophin-1 isoform X2 encodes MSQREGSLDPQADDSVSLLPHLEAKIRQTHSLARLLTKYAEQLLQEYVQHQGDPFGLPGFSPPRLPVAGLSAPAPGHAGLPLPERLRLDAAALAALPPLLDVVRRHQAELNPRVPRLLRRLEDAARQARALGAAVETVLAALGSTARGPWPEPSATNAAAAATAATTTTTTSAAGVFPAKMLGLRVCGLYSEWVSRTEGDLSQLVPEGPA; translated from the exons ATGAGCCAGAGGGAGGGAAGTCTGG ACCCCCAGGCTGACGATTCAGTCTCACTCCTTCCCCACTTGGAGGCCAAGATCCGACAGACGCACAGCCTTGCCCGCCTCCTCACCAAATATGCAGAGCAGCTGCTCCAGGAATAT GTGCAGCACCAGGGAGATCCCTTCGGGCTGCCGGGCTTCTCGCCGCCGCGGCTGCCAGTTGCCGGCCTGAGCGCCCCGGCCCCGGGCCACGCGGGACTGCCATTGCCCGAGCGGCTGCGGCTGGACGCGGCGGCGCTGGCCGCGCTGCCCCCGCTGCTCGACGTCGTGCGCCGCCACCAGGCCGAGCTGAACCCGCGCGTGCCGCGCCTGCTGCGGCGCCTAGAGGACGCTGCGCGCCAGGCTCGAGCCTTGGGCGCCGCCGTGGAGACCGTGCTAGCTGCGCTGGGCTCCACCGCCCGCGGTCCCTGGCCGGAGCCCTCCGCTACTAACGCCGCGGCTGCAGCCAccgccgccaccaccaccaccaccaccagcgcTGCAGGGGTCTTCCCGGCCAAGATGCTGGGGCTCCGGGTGTGCGGCCTCTACAGCGAGTGGGTGAGCCGCACCGAGGGCGACCTGAGCCAGCTGGTGCCCGAGGGGCCCGCGTGA
- the LOC114103101 gene encoding cardiotrophin-2 has product MNEPAPLCLLSLLLPPLSPAAPISPAEPISQAYSLALYMQKNTSTLLQTYLQHQGSPFSDPGFSAPELQLSSLPSAAVPFKTWHALDDGERLNRAQGAFLALTQHLQLVGDDQSDLNPGSPILLAQLGAARLRAQGLLGNMAAIMTALGLPIPPEEDTLGLVTFGASAFERKCRGYVVTREYGHWTDRAVRDLALLKAKYPA; this is encoded by the exons ATGAATGAACCAG CCCCGCTCTGTCTACTGAGCCTACTATTGCCACCCCTCAGTCCCGCAGCCCCCATCTCCCCAGCTGAGCCCATCAGTCAAGCCTATAGCCTGGCCCTCTACATGCAGAAGAATACATCAACACTGCTGCAGACCTAT CTCCAGCACCAGGGCAGCCCCTTTAGTGACCCTGGCTTCTCAGCCCCTGAGCTGCAGCTCAGCAGCTTGCCTTCTGCTGCTGTCCCCTTCAAGACCTGGCATGCCCTGGATGATGGGGAGAGATTGAACCGTGCCCAGGGAGCCTTCCTGGCCTTGACCCAGCACCTGCAGCTCGTGGGAGACGACCAGAGTGACCTAAATCCTGGCAGTCCCATCCTCCTGGCCCAACTTGGAGCTGCAAGACTCAGGGCCCAAGGCCTGTTGGGCAATATGGCTGCCATCATGACTGCCCTGGGGCTGCCTATTCCCCCAGAAGAGGACACTCTGGGGCTTGTTACCTTTGGGGCTTCAGCCTTTGAGAGAAAATGTCGAGGCTATGTAGTGACCCGGGAATATGGCCACTGGACAGATCGAGCTGTGAGGGACTTGGCTCTACTCAAAGCCAAATACCCAGCATAG